A window of Microbispora hainanensis genomic DNA:
GAGGCCGTTCTGCGCGATCTTCAGCTCACCGTTGGAGGCGAGCGCCGAGCAGTCGCGGTTCGGCAGGTCGTAGATGACGACCTGGATCGTGAGAGGCGTGCTGCCGTTGGCCGCGTCCTGCCTGACCGCCTCGTCGAGGTGGTCGCGCAGGCCCATGCTGTTGTTGCCGGCCGAGCCGGAGCTGATCGCCGCGATGCGGTCCAGCCAGACCGCCGTGGACATGTTGGCCACGCGCGAGCCGCCCGGCTCGGAGGCGGCGCTCGCCGACCAGTCCGGGTTCACGTAGCCCGTCGCGCCGGAGTACGGGTTGTCCACGTGGGTCCCGGGCGGCGGCGGCGAGGTCGACGGGGAGGGCGACGGCGAGGGGGAGATCGACGGCGAGACCCGCGGGGAGGGCGAGGCCGACGGGGACACGCTCGGGGAGGCCGAGGGAGAAGCCGAGGGAGAGGCCGAGGGAGAGGCCGAGGGCGAGACGGACGGCGACGGCGAGGGCGACGGCGACTGCGGGGTGCCGTTGCAGGAGACGCCGTTGATCTTGAAGTCGGTCGGCGTCGGGTTGCTCCCGGACCAGGTGCCGTTGAAGCCGATGTTCGTCGAGGAGCCGGTGGGCATGGACTTGTTCCAGTCCATGGCGGTCACGGTCACGTTGCTGCCCGACTGGCTCCAGTTGCCCGACCAGCCCTGGGTGACCTTCTGGCTGCTGTTCGGGAACGTGAACGCGAGGGTCCAGCCGTTGATGGCGTCGCCCAGGTTCTGAATGGTCAGGTTGACGGACATGCCGCCCTGCCACTCACTGGCGGAGTAGGTGACTTTGCAGGAGACCGCGGCACTCGCCGAGGTGGCGGTGGCGACGGCCGCCGTGGAACCGAGCGCGAGCACGGCCGCCGCGACCAGGCCGCGGCGCACCGTGGAGCTCACGGCTCCCGGTCGGGGGGTGGATCTCATTGGGAAGGTCCTCCTGGCGATGAATTCTGCGCTTGGGAGCGCTCCCACGAACCATAGGCACCGCCTCCGGCGCCGTACAGGGACCCGTCAAGGGCGGATGAACGGCGAAGTCGCGGCGCGGCGTTCACTTCGCGTCCGAGCAGGGATTCCGTCACGCTGTTACGTCTGAAGTCACCTACGTGTTTCGTGAAAGTTTCACCCTTCCGCAGGCGAAACGCGTGGCCAGGGGGCCGGATGTCTCCTCCGGCCCCCGACGCGCGGAAGCGGGGAACCCGCGCGACGCGGGAACACGGCGCCACCTGGTCACGGGAGGAACCCGCCCGGCGGGTAGCATCCGTGAGTCACACATATCGCGAATGGGGATCGTCATGACCGTCAAAGTGACCGTCACCGGCGCGGCCGGCCAGATCGGTTACGCGCTGCTCTTCCGCGTCGCCTCGGGTCAGCTCCTCGGGGCGGACACTCCGGTGAAGCTGAGCCTTCTGGAGATCCCGCAGGCCGTCAAGGCGGCCGAGGGCACCGCGATGGAGCTCGAAGACTGCGCGTTCCCGCTGCTGCGGGGCATCGAGATCTCCGACGACCCGGCCAAGGCCTTCGACGGCGCCAACATCGCGCTGCTCGTCGGCGCCCGCCCGCGTACGAAGGGCATGGAGCGCGGCGACCTCCTTGAGGCCAACGGCGGCATCTTCGGCCCGCAGGGCAGGGCCATCAACGACCACGCGGCCGACGACATCCGCGTGCTCGTGGTGGGCAACCCCGCCAACACCAACGCGCTCATCGCGCAGTCCGCGGCTCCGGACGTTCCGGCCGAGCGGTTCACCGCCATGACCCGCCTCGACCACAACCGCGCGCTCTCGCAGCTCGCGGCCAAGCTGAACGTGCCGGTGACCGAGATCAAGAAGATGACGATCTGGGGCAACCACTCCGCGACGCAGTACCCCGACCTCTTCCACGCCGAGGTCGGCGGCAAGATCGCGGCCGAGCTGGTCGAGCAGGAGTGGCTGCGCGACACCTTCATCCCGACCGTCGCCAAGCGCGGCGCCGCCATCATCGAGGCGCGCGGCGCGTCCTCGGCGGCGTCCGCGGCGAACGCGGCGATCGACCACGTGTACGACTGGGTGAACGGCACGCCCGAGGGCGACTGGACCTCGGCGGCCATCCCGTCCGACGGCTCCTACGGCGTGCCCGAGGGCCTCATCTCGTCCTTCCCCGTGGTGTCCAGGAACGGCCGCTGGGAGATCGTCCAGGGCCTGGACATCGACCCGTTCTCCCGTGAGCGGATCGACGCCTCGGTGAACGAGCTGGTCGAGGAGCGCGACGCCGTACGGGCTCTCGGTCTCATCTGACGACCGCCTCGTCTGACGACCGCGCACGAAGGGGCGGGCCCGCCGCGGGCCCGCCCCTTCGTGCCGTCCGGGGTCCGTCACCCGGTACGGCGAGGCGTACGCAACAGAGATGTGACGA
This region includes:
- a CDS encoding glycoside hydrolase family 6 protein, translated to MRSTPRPGAVSSTVRRGLVAAAVLALGSTAAVATATSASAAVSCKVTYSASEWQGGMSVNLTIQNLGDAINGWTLAFTFPNSSQKVTQGWSGNWSQSGSNVTVTAMDWNKSMPTGSSTNIGFNGTWSGSNPTPTDFKINGVSCNGTPQSPSPSPSPSVSPSASPSASPSASPSASPSVSPSASPSPRVSPSISPSPSPSPSTSPPPPGTHVDNPYSGATGYVNPDWSASAASEPGGSRVANMSTAVWLDRIAAISSGSAGNNSMGLRDHLDEAVRQDAANGSTPLTIQVVIYDLPNRDCSALASNGELKIAQNGLARYKSEYIDVIADIMSDSKYSNLRIVTIIEPDSLPNLITNVSSFQACQEAQSSGAYVQGVQYALNKLHAIKNVYTYVDAAHHAWLGWDNNFQPMVNLFYQVASGTTAGVNSIDGFIVNTANFGATVEPYFTINTSVNGQSVRQSHWVDWNWYVDEQSFAIALRNALVAKGFPNTLGMLIDTSRNGWGGSARPTGPSTSTNVDTFVNESRVDRRIHAGNWCNQSGAGLGERPRANPATGLDAYVWIKPPGESDGSSSAIDNDEGKGFDRMCDPTYGGNSLNGNNPSGALANAPVSGHWFSAQFQQLMQNAYPPLS
- a CDS encoding malate dehydrogenase, with the translated sequence MTVKVTVTGAAGQIGYALLFRVASGQLLGADTPVKLSLLEIPQAVKAAEGTAMELEDCAFPLLRGIEISDDPAKAFDGANIALLVGARPRTKGMERGDLLEANGGIFGPQGRAINDHAADDIRVLVVGNPANTNALIAQSAAPDVPAERFTAMTRLDHNRALSQLAAKLNVPVTEIKKMTIWGNHSATQYPDLFHAEVGGKIAAELVEQEWLRDTFIPTVAKRGAAIIEARGASSAASAANAAIDHVYDWVNGTPEGDWTSAAIPSDGSYGVPEGLISSFPVVSRNGRWEIVQGLDIDPFSRERIDASVNELVEERDAVRALGLI